A window of Hevea brasiliensis isolate MT/VB/25A 57/8 chromosome 14, ASM3005281v1, whole genome shotgun sequence contains these coding sequences:
- the LOC131172857 gene encoding uncharacterized protein LOC131172857, which produces MEVSGTSVFQASEKENLTAKAFSRSLFSIAQLCYLATYMADSQALSETQLASEINDRPKQKHIVTFMDAKWYNAAAEGQINKFEDYTEPLDLLRTPNKIEPNIRGETPLHIAARFGRKNIVECLIDSIKNAQEDIERGVEASTSDKMLKRTIPYENTALHEAVRNNHPQVVETLLRANPEFADIANAAGESPLYLAAVREYKEIASKILEICPSPAYIGPNGRTALQEAVISPDADLTGKLLKQKSNLAKEQDNEGWTPLHYASYANHLSIVDMLLEHDKSAAYIGDKDGKTPLRVALLNEANNLEVVKKIMSDCPDCCDLVDNRGRNVLHFTVESGSFEGVKTIIEKPFLANLINQEDEDGNTPVHLLATHGLDASSLIRHRVIDKMTVNKANLTALDMVMATKDKSYALFLVNQLNLTNCR; this is translated from the exons ATGGAAGTGTCTGGCACGTCTGTGTTCCAAGCGAGTGAAAAGGAAAATCTCACTGCAAAAGCATTTTCCCGCTCACTATTTTCCATTGCTCAACTTTGCTACCTTGCTACATATATGGCGGATTCCCAAGCATTGTCCGAAACCCAATTAGCATCTGAGATCAATGATCGGCCCAAACAAAAACACATCGTCACTTTCATGGATGCTAAATGGTACAATGCTGCAGCTGAAGGCCAAATCAACAAATTCGAAGATTACACAGAGCCTCTAGATCTTTTGCGTACCCCAAACAAAA TTGAGCCCAATATCAGAGGTGAAACTCCACTGCACATTGCAGCAAGGTTTGGGCGTAAAAATATAGTGGAATGTCTTATTGATAGCATCAAGAATGCTCAAGAAGACATTGAGAGAGGTGTAGAGGCGTCAACAAGTGATAAGATGCTGAAGAGGACAATCCCATATGAAAACACAGCCTTACATGAGGCTGTTAGAAATAACCATCCTCAAGTAGTGGAAACATTGCTAAGAGCAAATCCAGAATTTGCGGACATAGCTAATGCAGCCGGAGAAAGCCCGCTTTACCTTGCAGCGGTGAGAGAGTACAAAGAAATTGCTTCTAAGATATTGGAGATATGTCCCTCTCCCGCATACATCGGTCCCAATGGTAGAACAGCTTTGCAAGAAGCTGTGATAAGTCCAGATGCAG ATCTGACAGGAAAACTACTGAAACAAAAGAGCAATTTGGCCAAAGAACAAGACAACGAAGGATGGACTCCGCTTCATTATGCTTCCTATGCCAATCATCTTTCAATTGTGGATATGTTACTAGAGCATGATAAATCTGCTGCCTATATTGGCGACAAAGATGGAAAGACACCTCTTCGTGTAGCGCTTCTTAACGAAGCAAACAATTTAGAGGTGGTGAAAAAAATTATGTCAGACTGCCCAGATTGTTGCGACCTGGTTGACAATAGAGGCCGAAATGTTCTCCATTTTACTGTGGAAAGCGGGAGTTTTGAAGGAGTGAAAACTATTATTGAAAAACCTTTCCTCGCTAACCTAATTAATCAGGAAGATGAAGATGGGAACACTCCGGTCCATCTACTTGCTACTCATGGTTTAGATGCTAGTTCTCTTATACGACACCGCGTCATTGATAAAATGACTGTCAACAAAGCAAATTTAACAGCTCTGGACATGGTGATGGCAACAAAGGATAAAAGCTATGCGCTATTTCTAGTAAATCAACTTAATCTCACAAATTGTAGGTAA